A genome region from Nocardia sp. NBC_01730 includes the following:
- a CDS encoding TetR/AcrR family transcriptional regulator has translation MHQSKPRGRSPVVSDADIRRVASTLLVGQGPAAVTLRAIARELGVTAPALYRYYKSLDDLLDRLRLDFCADLAGELTTEIATLPDDGAVQFFAICRGFRRWALAHTREFTLVFASPGADRALRRFDEPFGRIFLGAAGRLLATYDIVTPPTDVIPPGLREDLLHFQTELLAALSESGQKFPAEKLDLGVTYLMIQIWARLYGHVTLEVFGNYPIPLANPEILFDAMLADLGRTAGLIAG, from the coding sequence GTGCATCAATCCAAACCACGGGGCCGCTCGCCGGTGGTGAGCGACGCCGATATCCGGCGGGTCGCCAGCACGTTGCTGGTCGGGCAGGGGCCCGCCGCCGTCACCTTGCGCGCGATCGCGCGTGAGCTCGGTGTCACCGCTCCCGCGCTGTACCGGTACTACAAGTCGCTGGACGATCTGCTGGACAGGCTGCGCCTGGACTTCTGCGCCGATCTGGCCGGGGAGCTGACCACCGAGATCGCCACGCTGCCCGACGACGGAGCGGTGCAGTTCTTCGCCATCTGCCGTGGTTTCCGGCGCTGGGCGCTGGCACACACCAGGGAGTTCACCCTGGTGTTCGCCTCGCCCGGTGCCGACCGGGCGCTGCGCCGGTTCGATGAGCCGTTCGGCCGCATCTTCCTAGGTGCGGCGGGGAGGCTGCTGGCCACCTATGACATCGTCACCCCGCCCACCGATGTCATCCCGCCAGGACTGCGGGAGGATCTCTTGCATTTCCAGACCGAACTGCTCGCGGCCCTGTCCGAATCAGGCCAGAAGTTCCCGGCCGAGAAGCTCGATCTCGGGGTGACCTACCTGATGATCCAGATCTGGGCCAGACTCTACGGGCACGTCACGCTGGAGGTCTTCGGAAACTATCCGATCCCGCTGGCCAATCCGGAGATCCTGTTCGACGCCATGCTTGCCGACCTGGGACGGACGGCGGGCTTGATCGCGGGCTGA